A stretch of the Meiothermus cerbereus DSM 11376 genome encodes the following:
- a CDS encoding M24 family metallopeptidase: MNIAKAQQALQEARIPGWLLYSFQGSNPLALEALGLGGRMLSRRFAYLIPAHGEPVFIIHAIEKTSFPDLPGRWVVFSSWPEFVQALQTHVAPLGRIAMEYYPGGGIPYLSRIDAGTLELLRGMGLEVVSSAEILLQFQTWTPADLAAHKRAAAGIAEALKHALGFVRARLDDPPSELLVQREISKVFEARGLVFDHPPMVAYGPSAANPHHTVGESRLERGQVMLIDLWCKEPHGPYADVTWMAGWAVSQEIHKAWAVVRNARNAALEFCKQAYAAGRHPKGFELDRAARQVIEQAGMGGYVLHRTGHHLGFSATHGNGTHLDDLESHDTRPLIPGLAFTIEPGVYPGPFGIRSEINVYLHPSGPEVTTGIQQEIEPLE, encoded by the coding sequence ATGAACATTGCCAAAGCCCAACAAGCCCTGCAAGAAGCCCGCATTCCCGGCTGGTTGCTCTACAGTTTCCAGGGTAGCAACCCGCTGGCCCTGGAAGCCCTGGGGCTCGGGGGGCGGATGCTCAGCCGCCGCTTTGCCTATCTAATTCCGGCGCATGGTGAACCGGTTTTTATTATCCACGCCATCGAGAAAACCAGTTTCCCCGACCTGCCGGGCCGGTGGGTGGTGTTCTCGAGCTGGCCCGAGTTCGTTCAGGCCCTGCAAACGCATGTGGCCCCACTGGGTCGCATCGCCATGGAGTATTACCCAGGTGGAGGCATCCCCTATCTTTCGCGTATCGATGCCGGAACCCTGGAGCTGCTTCGGGGTATGGGGCTCGAGGTGGTCTCCTCGGCAGAGATTCTGTTGCAGTTTCAGACCTGGACACCCGCCGACCTGGCCGCCCATAAGCGCGCAGCCGCGGGCATCGCCGAGGCCTTGAAGCACGCTTTGGGCTTTGTGCGAGCCCGGCTCGATGACCCGCCCAGCGAGCTCCTGGTGCAAAGAGAAATCAGCAAGGTCTTTGAAGCCAGGGGCCTGGTCTTCGACCACCCACCCATGGTGGCCTATGGCCCAAGCGCCGCCAATCCCCACCACACCGTAGGGGAAAGCCGACTGGAGCGAGGTCAGGTGATGTTGATTGACCTGTGGTGCAAGGAGCCCCACGGCCCCTACGCCGATGTAACCTGGATGGCGGGCTGGGCGGTTTCGCAGGAAATCCATAAAGCCTGGGCAGTGGTGCGCAATGCCCGCAATGCGGCCCTCGAGTTTTGTAAACAGGCCTATGCCGCCGGCCGACACCCCAAAGGTTTTGAGCTCGACCGTGCAGCCCGGCAGGTCATCGAGCAGGCTGGCATGGGGGGCTATGTCCTGCACCGCACCGGCCACCACCTGGGCTTTAGCGCCACCCACGGTAACGGAACCCACCTGGACGACCTCGAGAGCCACGATACCCGTCCACTAATTCCTGGCCTGGCCTTTACCATCGAGCCAGGGGTCTACCCCGGGCCTTTTGGCATCCGCAGTGAGATTAACGTTTACCTGCACCCGTCGGGACCCGAGGTTACCACCGGTATACAGCAGGAAATAGAGCCGCTTGAGTGA
- the truA gene encoding tRNA pseudouridine(38-40) synthase TruA, with protein sequence MRRILLTLEYDGTNFAGLQTQAQGERTVQQELEAALSKIPGARPKIWPCGRTDAGVHAIAMPVHYDTEDSIPTEKIPYALNSLLPPDIRAIAAEEVAPDFHARKSCHWREYRYRILQRRMPPALDRHRVWWIPQSLNLIPMRHALEHLVGTHDFRAFAVKEERSTIRQIYRTHLEVWPAEGGREIWLEFVGSGFLRGQVRSMVGTLVEVGLGKRNSGSILALLEGGTRKDAGATAPAHGLYFVRAGYQPYRQ encoded by the coding sequence CTGAGGCGCATTCTGCTCACCCTCGAGTACGACGGCACCAATTTTGCAGGCCTGCAAACCCAGGCCCAGGGCGAGCGCACGGTGCAGCAGGAGCTCGAGGCCGCCCTCAGCAAAATTCCTGGCGCAAGACCCAAAATCTGGCCCTGTGGCCGCACCGACGCGGGGGTGCATGCCATAGCCATGCCAGTACATTACGATACCGAAGACAGCATCCCCACCGAAAAAATCCCCTATGCCCTGAATAGTCTGCTGCCTCCGGATATTCGGGCCATCGCTGCCGAGGAGGTCGCACCGGACTTTCACGCCCGCAAAAGCTGCCACTGGCGTGAGTACCGCTACCGCATCCTGCAACGCCGGATGCCCCCTGCCCTGGATCGCCACCGGGTGTGGTGGATTCCACAGTCGCTCAACCTGATCCCCATGCGCCATGCGCTGGAGCACCTGGTGGGCACACACGATTTTCGGGCTTTTGCCGTAAAGGAGGAGCGCAGCACCATCCGGCAAATCTACCGTACCCACCTGGAAGTGTGGCCTGCCGAGGGTGGGCGGGAAATTTGGCTCGAGTTCGTGGGGTCTGGCTTTCTGCGCGGCCAGGTACGCAGCATGGTGGGCACCCTGGTAGAGGTCGGTCTGGGCAAGCGCAACTCCGGTTCCATTCTGGCTCTGCTCGAGGGCGGCACCCGCAAGGATGCAGGCGCTACCGCTCCCGCCCATGGCCTCTACTTTGTGCGCGCGGGCTACCAGCCCTACCGCCAGTAG
- a CDS encoding peptide ABC transporter substrate-binding protein, with protein MKRMLMAWMLLGGLALAGPQDNSLIIGAAQEPRALAGDVVNAISNQSIKFEIENFLFAPIVQTTRDLNVIPVVVTEVPTTQNNRLRFTTVRPGVRRLELDYTIRPDAVWSDGRPISTEDVALFFEMGKTKGVPSTAIDFFDRATLRVRDARNFTVSLEPAYFYDLDINQVYYAPNHIMRAEWDKAKAAAAQTNDTARQAEIFRNFFTQFSTPQFLNSGRMVYSGPFTLTRWVPGSTIEMQRNPRFWIKPPGGEEKYVQRVVYRIIQNTNSLLVAILGGGIDAASSVSITFDQGRSKQLTSRAPGRFEIWAVETPFFEHLEINQFANVQRVRDLMLDNVKTRQALIYAMNREGITKAFFDGLYTVAHTWVSPKNPMFNPNVTKYPYNPERARQLLAELGWRPGPDGILQRTVDGRTVRFEIEWATTAGNQVRERIQQFVAENYRQVGIAVRINNAPSAVVLGAQYRARAQEGTWTGFLHFAFSMGQADDGVRSACRDEEGKVVYVPTRENGFRGLNFGGWCNEEYDRLRNQAVLEFDVNRRKQLFARMQEIWADEVAMIPLYFQSDARVFRVGLLNYVSSTFANSAYPTIEPWLIGWQSRGAQKVYDQAKYGQPIK; from the coding sequence ATGAAACGAATGCTCATGGCCTGGATGCTACTGGGTGGATTGGCCCTGGCTGGCCCCCAGGACAACAGCCTGATTATTGGGGCGGCCCAGGAGCCACGGGCCCTGGCAGGGGACGTGGTCAATGCCATCTCCAACCAGTCCATCAAGTTTGAGATCGAAAACTTTTTGTTTGCCCCCATCGTGCAGACCACCCGCGACCTCAATGTAATTCCGGTGGTGGTGACAGAGGTGCCCACAACCCAGAACAACCGCCTGCGCTTTACCACGGTGCGCCCGGGGGTGCGTCGCCTCGAGCTCGATTACACCATCCGGCCCGATGCGGTCTGGTCGGACGGGCGGCCCATCAGCACCGAGGACGTGGCCCTGTTCTTCGAGATGGGCAAAACCAAAGGGGTGCCCTCGACCGCCATCGACTTTTTCGACCGGGCTACCCTGCGGGTACGGGATGCCCGCAACTTCACGGTAAGCCTGGAACCAGCCTACTTCTACGACCTGGACATCAACCAGGTGTACTACGCCCCCAACCACATCATGCGCGCGGAGTGGGACAAGGCCAAAGCTGCGGCTGCCCAGACCAACGATACCGCGCGACAGGCTGAAATTTTCCGCAACTTCTTTACCCAGTTTTCTACCCCTCAGTTCCTGAACAGCGGACGGATGGTATATTCGGGCCCCTTTACCCTGACCCGCTGGGTACCGGGCAGCACCATCGAGATGCAGCGCAACCCCCGCTTCTGGATCAAACCCCCGGGGGGCGAAGAAAAATACGTGCAGCGGGTGGTCTACCGCATCATCCAGAACACCAACTCGCTCTTGGTAGCCATTCTGGGGGGTGGGATTGACGCAGCCTCGAGCGTCTCCATAACCTTCGACCAGGGGCGTAGCAAGCAACTCACCAGCCGTGCGCCAGGACGCTTCGAGATATGGGCAGTAGAAACCCCATTCTTCGAGCACCTGGAGATTAACCAGTTTGCCAATGTGCAGCGAGTGCGCGATCTGATGCTTGATAACGTCAAGACCCGCCAGGCCCTGATTTATGCCATGAACCGTGAGGGCATCACCAAGGCCTTCTTTGACGGGCTCTATACGGTGGCTCACACATGGGTTTCTCCCAAGAACCCCATGTTTAACCCAAATGTCACCAAGTACCCTTACAACCCCGAGCGGGCCCGTCAACTGCTGGCCGAACTGGGTTGGCGGCCTGGCCCGGACGGCATTTTGCAACGCACCGTAGATGGGCGTACCGTGCGCTTTGAGATTGAGTGGGCCACCACCGCGGGCAACCAGGTGCGTGAGCGCATCCAGCAGTTTGTGGCCGAGAACTACCGTCAGGTGGGGATTGCGGTTCGCATCAACAATGCCCCCAGCGCGGTGGTGCTCGGGGCGCAGTACCGGGCCAGGGCCCAGGAGGGTACCTGGACGGGCTTCCTGCACTTTGCTTTTAGCATGGGCCAGGCCGACGATGGGGTGCGCTCGGCCTGCCGGGATGAGGAGGGCAAGGTGGTGTACGTGCCCACCCGGGAAAACGGCTTCCGCGGGCTCAACTTTGGGGGCTGGTGCAACGAGGAGTATGACCGTCTGCGCAACCAGGCGGTGCTCGAGTTTGATGTCAACCGCCGCAAGCAGCTCTTTGCCCGCATGCAGGAGATCTGGGCTGACGAAGTTGCCATGATCCCCCTGTACTTCCAGTCTGATGCGCGGGTTTTCCGGGTGGGTTTGTTGAACTACGTTTCTTCTACCTTTGCCAACTCGGCTTACCCCACCATTGAACCGTGGTTAATTGGCTGGCAATCCAGGGGCGCACAAAAGGTTTACGACCAGGCCAAGTACGGCCAACCCATCAAGTAA
- a CDS encoding ribose-phosphate diphosphokinase, translating to MERPLMVFSGQSNLPLAQEIADNLGVPLGKSVTERFANDCLFVRYEQSLREGDIFIIQSLTPPVQDHLVELLMMIDAAKSSSAARVTAVIPYYAYARSDKKDAPRISIAARLVADLIQTAGADRVLTMTLHSAQVHGFFKVPVDHLSAEPVIANYFATRVEKLENAVVVAPDAGDIKRASSLARRLALPIAFIDKQRLSDTEVTSRGLVGDVRGKTALVIDDEVSTAGTLVQAADSLMQNGAQAVYAAFTHGVYVGPAIDRIEKAPIAEVAATNTCTYKARPSSKIKQLSVGPLFAEAIWRIHRGESVSSLFT from the coding sequence ATGGAACGACCCCTGATGGTATTTAGCGGACAGTCCAACCTACCCCTGGCCCAGGAAATAGCCGACAACCTGGGGGTTCCGCTTGGCAAGAGCGTTACCGAGCGCTTTGCCAACGACTGTCTTTTCGTCCGGTACGAACAGAGCCTACGCGAGGGCGATATCTTTATTATTCAGTCGCTCACGCCTCCCGTGCAGGATCACCTGGTAGAGCTCTTGATGATGATTGACGCTGCCAAAAGCAGCAGCGCGGCTCGAGTCACTGCGGTAATTCCCTACTATGCCTATGCCCGCAGCGACAAAAAAGACGCCCCCCGCATCTCCATCGCAGCCCGGCTGGTGGCCGACCTGATTCAGACCGCCGGGGCCGACCGGGTGCTGACCATGACGCTGCACTCGGCCCAGGTGCACGGCTTTTTTAAAGTTCCCGTAGACCACCTTTCCGCCGAGCCGGTAATCGCCAACTACTTTGCCACCCGGGTAGAAAAACTCGAGAACGCCGTGGTGGTAGCGCCCGATGCAGGCGATATCAAGCGGGCCAGCTCGCTGGCCCGCCGCCTGGCCCTGCCCATCGCCTTCATCGATAAACAGCGGCTCTCCGATACCGAGGTCACCTCGAGGGGGTTAGTCGGCGACGTGCGCGGCAAAACAGCCCTGGTTATAGACGACGAGGTCTCCACCGCCGGAACCCTGGTGCAAGCCGCCGACTCCCTTATGCAAAATGGGGCACAGGCGGTATATGCAGCTTTCACCCATGGCGTGTACGTAGGCCCCGCCATTGACCGCATCGAAAAAGCCCCCATCGCGGAGGTGGCGGCCACCAATACCTGTACCTACAAAGCCAGACCCAGCAGCAAAATCAAGCAGCTTAGCGTGGGGCCCCTCTTCGCCGAGGCCATCTGGCGGATTCACCGCGGGGAATCGGTCTCGAGCCTCTTTACCTGA
- a CDS encoding ABC transporter permease gives MFAYTVRRLLQMIPLLFAASVVIFTLLALQPGDPLDELRQQNPRITAEQLEQLRRAYGLDQPVYVRYFKWLGRAIQGDFGQSRTYASPAGQIIFGQRLPRTLILSGAALTLALLVAIPVGIFSAVRQYSRADYVITFFSFVGFSMPIFFLGILLLFVFAVWLPERVPWFPKFPVQSISDFQWSQVLSGEITFFQFIGDWAFKLVLPVLALSTIQMASWTRYMRASLLEVLNQDYVRTARAKGLSERIVLYKHALRNALIPIVTLVGLAIPGVFGGAVITETIFSYPGMGRAIFDSLVEKDYNVAMAALAFLALLTATFNLLADLMYAVVDPRIRYS, from the coding sequence GTGTTTGCTTACACGGTTCGCCGACTGCTGCAAATGATTCCCTTGCTGTTTGCAGCCTCCGTTGTGATTTTTACTTTGTTGGCCCTGCAACCTGGAGACCCGCTGGACGAACTACGCCAGCAAAACCCCCGGATTACTGCCGAGCAGCTGGAGCAGCTGCGCCGGGCCTACGGTCTGGATCAGCCCGTGTATGTGCGCTATTTCAAGTGGCTTGGGCGGGCTATCCAGGGCGACTTTGGCCAGTCCCGTACCTATGCTTCGCCAGCCGGACAAATTATCTTTGGCCAGCGCCTGCCCCGCACGCTCATCCTGTCGGGTGCAGCCCTGACCCTGGCCTTGCTGGTGGCCATTCCGGTGGGCATCTTTTCGGCGGTGCGCCAGTATAGCCGGGCCGACTACGTGATCACCTTCTTCTCGTTCGTGGGCTTTTCCATGCCTATTTTCTTCCTGGGAATCTTGCTCTTGTTCGTGTTCGCGGTGTGGTTGCCCGAGCGGGTACCCTGGTTCCCCAAGTTCCCTGTGCAGAGCATTTCCGACTTCCAGTGGTCGCAGGTGCTCAGCGGCGAGATCACCTTCTTCCAGTTCATTGGGGACTGGGCTTTTAAGCTGGTGTTGCCGGTGCTGGCCCTCTCGACCATCCAGATGGCCTCCTGGACACGCTACATGCGGGCCAGTTTGCTCGAGGTTCTGAACCAGGACTATGTGCGCACCGCCAGGGCCAAAGGTCTGAGCGAGCGCATCGTGCTCTACAAACACGCCTTGCGCAACGCGCTGATCCCCATCGTCACGCTGGTGGGTCTGGCGATTCCCGGGGTGTTTGGTGGAGCGGTGATTACCGAGACCATCTTCTCCTACCCCGGCATGGGGCGGGCCATTTTCGACTCCCTGGTCGAAAAAGACTACAACGTAGCGATGGCGGCACTGGCTTTTCTGGCCTTGCTCACGGCTACCTTCAACCTGTTGGCCGACTTGATGTATGCGGTGGTGGATCCCCGCATCCGCTATAGTTAG
- a CDS encoding peptide ABC transporter substrate-binding protein: MNRYSKIVALGLTLVAGAALAGPADNSLIIGTSQEPRVLGGDFLNVISNQSIKVEIENYLFAPLIVQNLKAENEAVLATEVPTLANRRLRVTDIGGGKRRLEIDITLKPNLRWSDGDPLDTDDFAFYFEVGKAKGMALNNPDYWERVNLRVRDKQNMTVIFEPAYYYDTYGSPIGYAPVHKMGPEWEKVKAAAAPLNPDRDAQRLNELYRNFFQQFASNQAINAGRMVYSGPFKVQRWVSNSSIELVRNPNFNAIVPQGGADKYVQRVVYRIIQNTNSLLVAILGGGIDATSTVGISADQARSKQLTSRAAGRFEIWAIPGAIWEHIDINKFTNVQRVRDLTLDDKRTRQALLHAINREAWVQAFFDGAEPVSHTWVAPSNPLFNPNVKKYEYNPARARELLAQVGWRPGPDGILQRTVDGRTVRFELEWVTTAGNAIRERTQQLFIEQWRQVGIAVKTANAPSAVVFADDFIQRGEDGKWLFFMFAWVSSLAEDGNLFQYKNLNTGSILVPSKENNYAGQNIGNWRNDEFDRLTSQGVLEFDEARRKQLFARAQEIWAEELPALPLRFRSNFLVTRTGLVNYVASTYSGGNGYPGWNSWEIGWASRGAVKRHDQAQAGGIAIK; the protein is encoded by the coding sequence ATGAATCGTTATAGCAAGATTGTTGCACTAGGTCTAACTTTAGTGGCCGGTGCGGCGCTGGCGGGCCCCGCTGACAACAGCCTGATTATCGGGACTTCTCAGGAACCGCGGGTGCTTGGGGGTGACTTCCTCAACGTGATCTCCAACCAGTCCATCAAGGTTGAGATCGAGAACTACCTCTTTGCGCCCCTGATTGTGCAGAACCTGAAGGCCGAAAACGAAGCGGTGCTGGCTACCGAGGTGCCCACCCTGGCCAACCGCCGTTTGCGGGTGACCGACATTGGTGGTGGCAAGCGTCGCCTGGAGATTGACATCACCCTGAAGCCCAACCTGCGCTGGTCGGATGGCGACCCCCTGGACACCGACGACTTTGCTTTCTACTTCGAAGTCGGTAAGGCCAAGGGGATGGCCCTCAACAACCCCGACTACTGGGAGCGGGTCAACCTGCGTGTCCGCGACAAGCAGAACATGACCGTCATCTTCGAGCCGGCCTACTACTACGACACCTACGGCTCGCCCATTGGCTACGCACCGGTACACAAGATGGGCCCCGAGTGGGAGAAGGTCAAAGCGGCTGCCGCCCCCCTCAACCCCGATCGCGATGCCCAGCGGCTGAACGAGCTGTACCGCAACTTCTTCCAGCAGTTTGCTTCCAACCAGGCCATCAATGCCGGGCGCATGGTCTACAGCGGCCCCTTTAAGGTGCAACGTTGGGTTTCCAACAGCTCCATCGAGCTGGTGCGCAACCCCAACTTCAACGCCATCGTGCCACAGGGTGGCGCCGATAAGTACGTGCAGCGGGTGGTCTACCGCATCATTCAGAACACCAACTCGCTCTTGGTGGCCATTCTGGGTGGCGGCATCGACGCGACCTCGACCGTGGGTATCTCTGCCGACCAGGCCCGCAGCAAGCAGCTCACCAGCCGTGCCGCTGGCCGCTTCGAGATCTGGGCCATTCCGGGCGCCATCTGGGAGCACATTGACATCAACAAGTTCACCAACGTGCAACGCGTGCGTGACCTGACCCTCGACGACAAGCGCACCCGCCAGGCCCTGTTGCACGCCATCAACCGCGAGGCCTGGGTGCAGGCCTTCTTCGATGGTGCGGAGCCGGTTTCCCACACCTGGGTGGCGCCCTCCAACCCCCTCTTCAACCCCAACGTGAAGAAGTACGAGTACAACCCGGCCCGTGCCCGCGAGTTGCTGGCCCAGGTGGGCTGGCGTCCCGGCCCCGACGGTATCCTGCAGCGGACGGTGGATGGCCGTACGGTACGCTTTGAGCTGGAGTGGGTGACCACCGCTGGCAACGCCATCCGCGAACGTACCCAGCAGCTCTTCATCGAGCAGTGGCGTCAGGTTGGGATTGCGGTCAAAACCGCCAACGCCCCCAGCGCGGTGGTTTTCGCCGACGACTTCATCCAGCGGGGTGAGGACGGCAAGTGGCTGTTCTTCATGTTTGCCTGGGTGAGCAGCCTGGCCGAAGACGGCAACCTGTTCCAATACAAGAACCTCAATACGGGTTCAATCCTAGTGCCTAGCAAGGAAAACAACTACGCTGGGCAGAACATTGGCAACTGGCGCAACGACGAGTTCGACCGCCTGACCAGCCAGGGTGTGCTCGAGTTCGACGAAGCCCGCCGCAAGCAGCTCTTTGCCCGCGCTCAGGAGATCTGGGCCGAAGAACTGCCCGCCCTGCCCCTGCGCTTCCGCTCCAACTTCCTGGTAACCCGCACGGGTCTGGTCAACTATGTGGCCTCGACCTACTCGGGTGGCAACGGCTACCCCGGATGGAACTCCTGGGAAATCGGTTGGGCCAGCCGTGGGGCAGTTAAGCGCCACGATCAGGCACAGGCCGGTGGCATCGCCATCAAGTAA
- the erpA gene encoding iron-sulfur cluster insertion protein ErpA, with product MVQEQTAISITPLAAERAKEILTRYNKPEAAIRVFIKSGGCSGYQYGMAVDERELEGDTVVEMHGVRLVVDRMSLPLLAGAEVDWVENLMGGGFSVNNPNATSSCGCGHSFRTDGAKAPEGEGSGSCCST from the coding sequence GTGGTTCAGGAGCAGACAGCGATTTCCATTACACCCCTGGCAGCCGAGCGTGCTAAGGAGATTCTTACTCGGTACAACAAACCCGAGGCGGCCATTCGGGTTTTTATCAAGTCGGGTGGCTGTAGTGGCTACCAATATGGCATGGCCGTGGATGAACGAGAGCTCGAGGGCGACACCGTTGTGGAAATGCATGGGGTACGCCTGGTAGTAGATCGCATGTCCTTACCGCTGCTTGCGGGTGCCGAGGTGGACTGGGTCGAAAACCTCATGGGTGGGGGCTTCAGTGTGAATAACCCCAACGCCACCTCCTCGTGCGGCTGCGGACACTCCTTCCGCACCGATGGAGCCAAAGCTCCCGAAGGCGAAGGCAGCGGCAGTTGCTGCAGCACCTGA
- a CDS encoding ABC transporter permease: MAAVATASKQKPQSTWALAWRRFRKHKAAMVSLGVVITLILMAIFAPWIAPYSPTAQPTGENLADYYFLGPTREHWLGTDELGRDVLSRIIYGARISLLVGFVAAFAAALLGTTLGVLAGYFSGRPLRFYVGPFAKVAGGWKPWPFALWRVVSWVLLYGLLFLAADLAWELSGANIQALFSGTLTLNNVLSLLGLALVWGLILFIAGWGLFGQGKIDLDVVISRFMDFMLTIPELPLLLVLSALLRDTQGAVGQWAQSVFGESASVFIIITIIVLFGWIGTGRLIRGAVLSLREQDFTTAAQALGAGDARIMFRHLVPNTLAPLIVNATLAIGGAILTEAALSFLGFGIQPPVATWGNMLTKAQEYIFTAPWLALAPGFMIFLTVLAFNYLGDGLRDALDPRSRL; this comes from the coding sequence ATGGCTGCTGTTGCAACTGCTTCTAAACAAAAACCCCAGTCTACCTGGGCGCTGGCCTGGCGCCGGTTCCGCAAGCACAAGGCGGCAATGGTTTCGCTGGGGGTGGTGATTACTTTGATCTTGATGGCTATTTTCGCCCCCTGGATTGCCCCCTACAGCCCCACCGCCCAGCCTACGGGCGAGAACCTAGCTGACTACTACTTCCTGGGCCCGACCCGGGAGCACTGGCTGGGCACCGACGAGCTAGGCCGGGATGTGCTATCGCGCATCATCTACGGCGCACGCATATCGCTGCTGGTAGGCTTTGTGGCCGCCTTTGCTGCGGCTTTGCTGGGAACTACCCTGGGGGTTCTCGCCGGCTACTTCTCGGGCCGGCCCCTTCGTTTTTATGTGGGCCCTTTCGCAAAAGTGGCGGGCGGCTGGAAACCCTGGCCTTTTGCGCTGTGGCGTGTGGTGTCGTGGGTGCTGCTGTACGGGCTGCTTTTCCTGGCCGCCGACCTAGCCTGGGAGCTGTCCGGTGCCAATATACAGGCGCTCTTCTCGGGTACCCTCACCCTTAACAACGTGCTTTCGTTGCTGGGCTTGGCGCTGGTGTGGGGCCTGATTTTATTCATTGCGGGATGGGGTCTTTTTGGTCAAGGCAAGATTGACCTGGACGTGGTTATCTCGCGCTTTATGGACTTTATGCTGACCATCCCTGAGCTGCCCCTGCTGCTGGTGCTCTCGGCGCTACTGCGAGACACCCAGGGAGCGGTGGGGCAGTGGGCCCAGAGCGTGTTTGGGGAGTCGGCTTCGGTTTTCATTATCATCACCATCATCGTGCTGTTTGGCTGGATCGGAACGGGTCGGTTGATTCGTGGAGCGGTGCTGAGCTTGCGCGAACAGGATTTCACCACCGCAGCCCAGGCCCTGGGAGCTGGGGATGCCCGCATCATGTTCCGCCACCTGGTGCCCAATACCCTGGCACCCCTGATTGTGAACGCCACCCTGGCCATTGGTGGGGCCATTCTGACCGAGGCCGCCCTCTCGTTTTTGGGCTTTGGCATCCAGCCGCCGGTGGCCACCTGGGGCAACATGCTCACCAAGGCCCAGGAGTACATCTTTACCGCGCCCTGGCTGGCCCTGGCCCCGGGCTTCATGATTTTCCTGACGGTGCTGGCCTTCAACTACCTGGGCGACGGCCTGCGGGATGCGCTCGACCCGCGCAGCAGGTTGTAA